A window of Dehalococcoidia bacterium contains these coding sequences:
- the argC gene encoding N-acetyl-gamma-glutamyl-phosphate reductase, producing the protein MTRVGIFGATGYAGSELARLLYHHPHVQLTSVSSIEGVGQRLGEFFPHLWPFDLTIKDDLDEVDFVFGALPHGAAAKLLLPYIDRGLPVVDFSADFRLKDADEYERWYKTPHPRPSLLAEAVYGLPELYRERIAGAKLIANPGCYPTGAILALAPALKNGLIESDIVIDSKSGASGAGRSPSLTTHLSEAAEGVSAYALAGHRHLPEIVQELALTAGGATPRVTFVPHLLPIVRCILTTCYAPLSEAIRGSANAEATVRDAYNEFYRDEPFTRVVDGPPQTKQTRGSNFCLVYPTVDARIGRLIVVSCLDNLVKGAAGQAIQNMNVMLGLPETAGLQELGLYP; encoded by the coding sequence TTGACCAGAGTAGGCATTTTCGGCGCCACCGGCTACGCGGGCAGCGAGCTCGCGCGGCTCCTCTACCACCACCCGCACGTCCAGCTCACATCCGTCTCCAGCATCGAGGGCGTCGGACAGCGGCTCGGGGAGTTCTTTCCTCACCTCTGGCCTTTCGACCTGACGATCAAGGACGATCTGGACGAGGTCGATTTCGTATTCGGCGCGCTGCCGCACGGCGCCGCCGCCAAGCTCCTGCTGCCGTACATCGACCGCGGGCTGCCCGTGGTCGACTTCAGCGCCGACTTCCGCCTGAAGGACGCCGACGAGTACGAGCGCTGGTACAAGACGCCGCACCCGCGTCCCTCGCTGCTGGCGGAGGCCGTGTACGGCCTGCCGGAGCTGTACCGCGAGCGGATCGCCGGGGCGAAGCTCATCGCCAACCCCGGATGCTACCCCACGGGCGCCATCCTCGCGCTCGCGCCGGCGCTGAAGAACGGCCTCATCGAAAGCGATATCGTCATCGATAGCAAATCGGGCGCGAGCGGCGCCGGGCGCTCCCCCAGCCTCACGACGCATCTTTCGGAGGCGGCCGAAGGCGTCTCCGCCTATGCCCTCGCCGGCCACCGCCACCTGCCGGAGATCGTGCAGGAGCTGGCGCTGACGGCAGGGGGCGCGACGCCCCGCGTCACTTTCGTCCCCCACCTCTTGCCGATCGTCCGCTGCATACTCACCACCTGCTACGCGCCCCTCAGCGAAGCCATCCGCGGCTCGGCGAACGCGGAAGCGACGGTGCGCGACGCGTACAACGAGTTCTACCGCGACGAGCCGTTCACGCGCGTGGTCGACGGCCCGCCGCAAACCAAGCAGACGCGCGGGAGCAACTTCTGCCTCGTTTACCCCACTGTCGATGCCAGGATCGGCCGCTTGATTGTCGTAAGCTGCCTCGACAACCTGGTGAAGGGGGCCGCCGGCCAGGCGATACAGAACATGAACGTCATGCTCGGCCTGCCGGAGACGGCGGGACTGCAAGAGCTGGGACTTTACCCTTAG
- the argJ gene encoding bifunctional glutamate N-acetyltransferase/amino-acid acetyltransferase ArgJ produces MIEEPSVKLTEGVTAPRGFFAGAVAAGIRDDDNERLDLALLYSELPCTAAALFTTNVLKSAPVRLSQRNVASGRIQAVVANSGCANAYTGAQGMRDAEEMARLAADKLGIGEADVVVASTGVTGRPLPMEKIRAALPSVAVSRTAGEAFARGIMTTDRVPKQASASFTVGGIEYRIGGCAKGAGMVHPNLATMFAFLTTDAAADHAFLGKALKRAADLSFNMLTVDGDTSPSDMLLVMANGAAGGPLVDQSSEGRLLFEEALNGVCVALAKSMARDAEGATKLIEVEVVGALTEYDARVAARAVAGSALVKSAVYGNDPNWGRVLAAVGRSGAAVDESRISLFWQEERLFDRGTPVPFDKRALGRATDRPEVRIRVDLGAGKAAATAWGCDLTEEYVRINAEYTT; encoded by the coding sequence ATGATAGAAGAGCCATCTGTTAAGCTCACCGAAGGCGTGACCGCGCCGCGGGGGTTTTTCGCCGGGGCGGTCGCCGCCGGCATCCGCGACGATGACAACGAGCGGCTGGACCTCGCGCTGCTGTACTCGGAGCTGCCGTGCACGGCGGCGGCCCTCTTCACGACAAACGTCCTGAAGTCAGCCCCTGTGAGGCTTTCCCAGCGGAACGTCGCTTCGGGGCGAATACAGGCGGTGGTCGCGAACAGCGGCTGCGCCAACGCCTACACCGGCGCGCAGGGGATGCGCGACGCCGAGGAGATGGCGCGCCTCGCCGCGGACAAGCTCGGCATCGGCGAAGCCGACGTCGTCGTGGCCAGCACCGGGGTGACGGGCCGTCCGCTCCCCATGGAGAAGATACGGGCAGCGCTCCCGTCGGTCGCCGTGAGCAGGACGGCCGGCGAAGCGTTCGCGCGCGGCATCATGACCACCGACCGCGTCCCCAAGCAGGCGTCGGCGTCGTTTACGGTGGGCGGCATCGAGTACCGCATCGGCGGCTGCGCCAAGGGCGCGGGCATGGTCCACCCCAACCTGGCGACGATGTTCGCGTTCCTCACCACGGACGCGGCGGCGGACCACGCCTTCCTCGGAAAGGCCCTGAAGCGGGCGGCCGACCTCTCGTTCAATATGCTCACCGTCGACGGCGACACCAGCCCCAGCGACATGCTGCTCGTCATGGCAAACGGCGCCGCCGGCGGCCCGCTCGTCGATCAGTCGAGCGAAGGGCGGCTGCTGTTCGAGGAGGCGCTGAACGGGGTGTGCGTCGCGCTCGCGAAGTCGATGGCGCGTGACGCCGAGGGGGCGACGAAGCTGATCGAGGTCGAGGTCGTCGGCGCCCTTACGGAGTACGACGCCCGTGTCGCCGCCCGCGCCGTCGCCGGCTCCGCGCTGGTGAAGTCGGCGGTGTACGGCAACGACCCCAACTGGGGGCGCGTGCTCGCGGCCGTCGGACGCAGCGGGGCAGCCGTCGACGAGTCGCGCATCAGCCTCTTCTGGCAGGAGGAGCGCCTGTTCGACCGGGGAACGCCTGTGCCCTTCGACAAGCGGGCGCTCGGCCGCGCCACCGACCGGCCCGAAGTCCGCATCCGCGTCGACCTGGGCGCGGGCAAGGCGGCGGCTACGGCCTGGGGCTGTGACCTAACGGAAGAGTATGTCAGGATCAACGCTGAATACACCACCTGA
- the argB gene encoding acetylglutamate kinase translates to MGKRGVTVVKVGGSTWDSRDAALDDLVTLQKDAWPLVVVHGGGSLISRWLEAHGVESAFVGGLRRTDEKALPVVVAVLAGLVNKEIVAGVNGLGGRAIGLSGADCELIRARRIPELGLVGEIESVRSEMLLPLLEVGYMPVVAPIAIECVNGEPRPQLLNVNADTVAGEVAAAVKAEFLVFLTDVPGILDGEGRVVGRLPAEQAAAMTDAGTIVGGMLPKVEACLRAAAAGATSLIVDGRQPSALKAALEGRVAGTRVG, encoded by the coding sequence GTGGGCAAGCGGGGAGTGACGGTGGTCAAGGTCGGCGGGAGCACCTGGGACAGCCGGGACGCCGCCCTCGATGACTTGGTGACGCTGCAGAAGGACGCCTGGCCGCTGGTCGTCGTGCACGGCGGGGGCAGCCTCATCAGCCGCTGGCTGGAGGCGCACGGCGTCGAGTCGGCGTTCGTGGGCGGGCTGCGCCGCACCGACGAGAAGGCGCTCCCCGTCGTCGTCGCCGTGCTGGCGGGACTGGTGAACAAGGAGATCGTCGCCGGCGTCAACGGACTGGGCGGCCGCGCTATCGGCCTCAGCGGCGCCGACTGCGAGCTCATCCGCGCCCGCCGCATCCCTGAGCTGGGCTTAGTGGGCGAAATCGAGAGCGTGCGCTCCGAGATGTTGCTGCCGCTACTGGAGGTGGGCTACATGCCCGTCGTCGCGCCCATTGCCATTGAGTGCGTGAACGGCGAGCCGCGCCCTCAACTCCTGAACGTCAACGCCGACACCGTCGCCGGCGAGGTCGCCGCGGCCGTTAAGGCGGAGTTCCTCGTCTTCCTGACCGACGTCCCCGGGATACTCGACGGCGAGGGGCGGGTCGTCGGGCGGCTGCCGGCGGAGCAGGCCGCGGCGATGACCGACGCGGGCACAATCGTCGGCGGCATGCTGCCCAAGGTGGAGGCCTGCCTGCGGGCCGCAGCAGCGGGCGCGACGTCGCTGATCGTAGACGGACGGCAGCCTTCGGCGCTGAAGGCGGCGCTGGAAGGCCGCGTCGCGGGCACGCGCGTGGGCTAG
- a CDS encoding UPF0182 family protein: MDFFRQPGDREEGLGPPPPPFRIRRYRPRRIGAYTRWLAIAVALVVIFIVASILKGLYTDWLWFEAVGFRSVFAKMLTTRVWLFFAGAGVFLAFFVGNYLVVRRLAPLAGEPLFLDVDPVALRRLSLVAMLALSLFLAVIFGSVASGQWDTLLTYLNSQPFGREDPTFHRDIGFYMFELPFLRFLQGWSLAVVILTTVFVAGLYLFHFSRRGFAVTVPAGIRAHLSLLVIAILGVFIWGYWLSRYDLNFSSRGVVFGAAYTDVHAQLPAIYVSMGLAFVAALAVAANIFRRGLVLPVAAVILWVAGAVIVGLVYPATVQRFEVEPNELEKESEYIERNITATNEAYGLVNVDLREFSARDAVTVEELADNPETLSNIRLWDHRPLRETLSQIQSIRPLYDFLDVDVDRYTLDGKYRQTMLSARELSPERLPSEAQTWVNRRLQYTHGYGVALSAVNEVVDEGLPRLLVKDIPPEGTPEVTRPQIYYGEMPDHYVIVNSKEDEFDYTTEATTALTTFEGEGGVKLDSFWRRLFYAWEFGDANIMISGQISSDSQLLYRRNIQQRVSEIAPFLRLDHDPYLVIADGRLFWIQDAYTVSDRYPYSQPSGRGFNYIRNSVKVTIDAYDGSTTFYLWDESDPIARVYDKIFPDLFTPREEMPASLQEHVRYPEDLFQTQVQMYTVYHMDNARALYNKEDVWKIPEETFFDRKQPMEPYYVIMRLPGEARAEFIQIMPFSPANKKNAVAWLAARSDQPDYGKLIAFRFPSGRFFDGPEQVEFRIDQDTTISEQFTLWNQAGSQVIRGNLLMIPIGQSALFVEPIYLQAENGGLPELKRVIVVNGNEIAMEPTLEDALDVISGRAAPTEPEPIEPEPGEPGVAPTPPAEATPSPEPTPTPTPAVLPDDAAALAREAQEAYQRAREALQRGDFATFGAELDRVQSALDRLVELTSE; encoded by the coding sequence GTGGACTTCTTCCGACAGCCGGGCGACCGAGAAGAAGGGCTGGGGCCGCCTCCTCCGCCGTTCCGCATCCGACGCTACCGTCCGCGGCGCATCGGCGCTTACACGCGATGGCTGGCGATCGCCGTCGCCCTTGTCGTCATCTTCATCGTCGCCAGCATCCTCAAGGGCCTCTACACCGACTGGCTGTGGTTCGAGGCGGTCGGCTTTCGCTCCGTCTTCGCGAAGATGCTCACCACGCGTGTCTGGCTGTTCTTTGCGGGAGCGGGCGTCTTCCTTGCCTTCTTCGTCGGCAATTATCTGGTCGTGCGGCGGCTGGCGCCGCTGGCCGGCGAGCCGCTCTTTCTCGACGTCGACCCCGTGGCGCTGCGGCGACTCAGCCTGGTGGCGATGCTGGCGCTCTCTCTCTTCCTGGCGGTGATATTCGGCTCCGTCGCCTCCGGACAGTGGGACACGCTGCTGACGTACCTCAATTCACAGCCGTTCGGCCGTGAAGACCCAACGTTCCACCGCGATATCGGCTTCTACATGTTCGAGTTGCCGTTCCTGCGCTTTCTTCAGGGGTGGTCGCTCGCCGTCGTCATCCTGACCACTGTGTTCGTCGCCGGACTCTATCTATTCCACTTCAGCCGCCGCGGGTTCGCCGTGACAGTGCCCGCGGGCATCAGGGCGCACCTTTCGCTGCTGGTGATCGCGATCCTGGGCGTCTTCATCTGGGGCTACTGGCTGAGCCGGTACGACCTGAACTTCTCCAGCCGCGGCGTGGTCTTCGGCGCCGCTTACACCGACGTGCACGCCCAGCTCCCGGCGATCTACGTGTCGATGGGGCTGGCGTTCGTCGCTGCCCTCGCCGTCGCGGCCAACATCTTCCGGCGCGGGCTCGTCCTGCCGGTGGCCGCCGTCATTCTGTGGGTCGCGGGCGCTGTCATCGTGGGGCTGGTCTACCCCGCGACCGTGCAGAGGTTCGAGGTGGAGCCGAATGAGCTGGAGAAGGAAAGCGAATACATAGAGCGGAACATAACCGCCACCAATGAAGCCTATGGCCTCGTCAACGTCGACTTGCGGGAGTTCAGCGCCAGGGACGCCGTCACCGTCGAGGAACTGGCCGACAACCCCGAAACCCTGAGCAACATCCGGCTATGGGACCACCGGCCGCTTCGCGAGACGCTCAGCCAGATTCAGTCGATCCGTCCTCTGTACGACTTCCTGGACGTCGACGTCGACCGCTACACGCTGGACGGCAAGTACCGCCAGACGATGCTGAGCGCCCGAGAGCTGTCGCCGGAGCGCCTGCCCTCTGAAGCGCAGACGTGGGTCAACCGCCGCCTGCAATACACGCATGGGTACGGCGTGGCCTTGAGCGCAGTAAATGAGGTGGTCGATGAAGGGCTGCCGCGCCTGCTCGTCAAAGACATCCCGCCGGAAGGGACGCCGGAAGTGACGCGCCCCCAGATCTACTACGGCGAGATGCCCGATCATTACGTCATTGTGAACAGCAAAGAGGATGAGTTCGACTACACGACGGAGGCCACAACGGCGCTCACGACGTTCGAGGGCGAGGGCGGCGTCAAGCTCGACTCGTTCTGGCGGCGCCTCTTCTACGCCTGGGAGTTCGGCGACGCCAACATCATGATCAGCGGCCAAATCTCCTCCGACAGCCAGCTCCTGTACCGGCGCAACATACAGCAGCGCGTCTCGGAGATAGCGCCCTTCCTGCGGCTCGACCACGACCCCTACCTTGTGATCGCTGACGGCCGCTTGTTCTGGATACAGGACGCTTACACGGTGAGCGACCGCTACCCTTACTCGCAGCCGTCCGGGCGCGGCTTCAATTACATCCGCAACAGCGTCAAGGTGACCATCGACGCCTACGACGGCTCGACGACGTTCTACCTCTGGGACGAGTCCGACCCCATCGCCCGCGTCTACGACAAAATATTCCCCGACCTTTTCACGCCGCGAGAAGAGATGCCGGCGAGCCTCCAGGAGCACGTCCGCTACCCCGAAGACCTCTTCCAGACGCAGGTGCAGATGTACACCGTCTACCACATGGACAACGCGCGGGCGCTGTACAACAAGGAAGACGTGTGGAAGATACCGGAGGAGACTTTCTTCGACCGCAAGCAGCCCATGGAGCCGTACTACGTAATCATGCGCCTGCCGGGAGAAGCGCGGGCGGAGTTCATTCAGATAATGCCGTTTTCGCCCGCGAACAAGAAGAACGCCGTCGCCTGGCTGGCTGCCCGCTCCGACCAGCCGGACTACGGGAAGCTCATCGCCTTCCGTTTTCCCTCCGGCCGCTTCTTCGATGGGCCGGAGCAGGTGGAGTTCCGCATCGATCAGGATACGACAATATCGGAGCAGTTCACGCTCTGGAACCAGGCAGGCTCGCAGGTGATACGTGGCAATCTGCTGATGATCCCCATCGGGCAGTCGGCGCTCTTCGTGGAGCCGATCTATCTCCAAGCGGAAAACGGCGGCCTGCCCGAGCTCAAGCGGGTGATCGTCGTCAACGGCAACGAGATCGCGATGGAGCCGACGCTGGAAGACGCACTCGACGTCATCTCGGGGCGGGCGGCGCCCACAGAGCCCGAGCCTATCGAGCCGGAGCCCGGGGAGCCCGGAGTCGCGCCCACGCCTCCTGCGGAAGCAACGCCGTCGCCGGAGCCGACGCCGACGCCAACGCCCGCCGTCCTGCCCGATGACGCCGCCGCCCTCGCGCGGGAGGCGCAGGAAGCGTACCAGAGAGCGCGGGAAGCGCTGCAACGGGGCGACTTCGCGACCTTCGGCGCCGAGCTCGATAGGGTTCAGTCGGCGCTTGACCGGCTCGTGGAGCTGACTTCAGAGTAG
- a CDS encoding aspartate aminotransferase family protein yields the protein MADWRELESKYMMTTYKRMPVTLVRGEGSRVWDDEGREYLDFFGGHVVISLGHCHPVIVAAVKEQAERLMHYSNVVYTLPQIELARLLIDNSCFDRAFFCNSGAEANEAAFKLARKWAKEHRDGAYEVIAAHNAFHGRTLATVTASGTERYKAPFTPLPQGFVHVPFNDLEALKAATGENTCAVILEPVQGEGGVLPAEPEYLRGVRAWCDERGLLLILDEVQTGIGRTGALFAYQHYGVEPDIMTLAKGLGGGFPVGAVLAKEHCAVFVPGDHGTTFGGNPLATHVAYAVVKYMIDNDVPAQAAKKGELLEKRLRTLHDAHHSIEDVRGKGMLWAIELREEIAEDLVLACLKERLIVNNVRPNAVRISPALTITEGELEEGLLRLAGVLRSFGLT from the coding sequence ATGGCGGACTGGCGAGAGCTCGAAAGCAAGTACATGATGACGACTTACAAGCGGATGCCCGTCACCCTCGTGAGGGGCGAGGGAAGCCGCGTCTGGGATGACGAAGGGCGCGAGTACCTCGATTTTTTCGGCGGGCACGTCGTCATCAGCCTCGGGCACTGCCACCCCGTCATCGTCGCCGCCGTCAAAGAGCAGGCGGAACGGCTCATGCACTACTCGAACGTCGTCTATACGCTGCCTCAAATCGAGCTGGCGCGCCTGCTCATCGACAACTCCTGTTTCGACAGGGCCTTCTTCTGCAACAGCGGCGCGGAAGCGAACGAAGCAGCGTTCAAGCTGGCGCGCAAGTGGGCGAAGGAGCACCGCGACGGCGCTTACGAGGTGATAGCGGCGCACAACGCCTTCCACGGTCGCACGCTGGCCACTGTTACCGCCTCCGGCACCGAGCGTTACAAGGCGCCGTTCACGCCCCTGCCGCAGGGGTTCGTGCACGTGCCGTTCAACGACCTCGAGGCGCTGAAAGCGGCGACCGGCGAGAACACCTGCGCCGTCATCCTCGAGCCGGTGCAGGGCGAGGGCGGCGTCCTGCCCGCAGAGCCGGAGTATCTGCGGGGCGTCCGCGCCTGGTGCGACGAGCGGGGCCTACTCCTCATCCTCGACGAAGTGCAGACGGGCATCGGACGGACGGGCGCGCTTTTCGCCTACCAGCACTACGGCGTCGAGCCCGACATCATGACGCTCGCCAAGGGACTGGGAGGCGGCTTCCCCGTGGGCGCCGTGCTGGCGAAGGAGCATTGCGCCGTCTTTGTCCCCGGCGACCACGGCACGACCTTCGGCGGCAACCCGCTGGCGACGCACGTCGCGTATGCAGTCGTCAAGTACATGATCGACAACGACGTGCCGGCGCAGGCGGCAAAGAAAGGCGAGCTCCTGGAGAAGCGGCTCCGCACCCTGCACGACGCCCATCACTCGATAGAGGACGTGCGCGGCAAGGGAATGCTCTGGGCGATTGAGCTGCGAGAGGAGATAGCAGAGGATCTGGTGCTCGCCTGCCTGAAGGAGCGGCTCATCGTCAACAACGTCCGGCCGAACGCGGTCCGCATCTCGCCGGCGCTGACGATAACGGAAGGTGAGCTGGAGGAGGGCCTCTTGCGCCTGGCCGGCGTGCTCCGTTCGTTCGGATTGACTTAG
- a CDS encoding type II toxin-antitoxin system PemK/MazF family toxin produces MTRYSRGDVVLVPFPFTGLDGVKRRPALVISGEEYNSAGEVLVGQITSKVKTAPRPGDHRIRHWQRAGLIAPSLFRCRVATLAAPLIIRKLGKMGSVDMQAVDGRLREVLGLQMRTDS; encoded by the coding sequence ATGACACGCTATAGCCGCGGCGATGTCGTTCTCGTACCGTTCCCTTTCACCGGTCTCGATGGGGTGAAGCGCCGGCCTGCTCTCGTGATCAGCGGCGAGGAGTACAATTCGGCAGGAGAAGTATTAGTCGGTCAGATCACGAGCAAGGTGAAAACGGCGCCACGACCGGGCGACCACAGAATACGGCACTGGCAGCGTGCCGGGCTCATTGCGCCGTCGCTATTTCGTTGCCGGGTCGCTACCCTTGCGGCTCCTCTGATCATTCGCAAGTTGGGCAAAATGGGGAGCGTGGACATGCAGGCAGTAGACGGCCGCCTCCGCGAAGTGCTTGGCCTTCAGATGCGAACCGATAGCTAG
- a CDS encoding argininosuccinate synthase, which translates to MAEKLVLAYSGGLDTCVAIKWLTEERGYEVIALHIDMGTEKDFDVLQERAMASGAAKALWRDGKDLFIRYFAFPALAAGALYQGHYPLATALGRPLISKLMVDVAREEGASAVAHGSTGKGNDQVRFDVSVQALAPDLRIVAPVREWGMTREEEIAYAEKHKIPVPVTRDSPYSTDENLWGRSIECGVLEDPWEEPPEDIYELTRSVKDAPDKPRYIEIGFERGIPVSLDGEEVDGVTLVQRLNAIAGEHGVGRVDLVEDRLVGIKSREIYEAPAAVTLLKAHEALEHLTLSKPQLRMKARIAQEYADLIYNGLWFTAYHQDLAAFVQSTQRHVTGKVRMRLHKGQATPVGRSSPRSLYDYSLATYDKGDRFDQSSAVGFIDIWGLPVRVQARAQLLAEPGEPLRIARPGD; encoded by the coding sequence ATGGCGGAGAAGTTGGTACTGGCGTATTCCGGTGGACTGGACACGTGCGTCGCGATCAAGTGGCTGACTGAAGAGCGCGGCTACGAGGTGATCGCCCTCCACATCGATATGGGGACGGAGAAGGACTTCGACGTCCTCCAGGAGAGGGCGATGGCCTCCGGCGCGGCGAAGGCGCTCTGGCGCGACGGCAAAGACCTGTTCATCCGCTACTTCGCGTTCCCCGCGCTGGCGGCGGGCGCCCTCTACCAGGGCCATTACCCTCTGGCGACGGCGCTGGGGCGGCCCCTCATCTCCAAACTGATGGTGGATGTCGCCCGCGAGGAGGGCGCGTCGGCGGTCGCCCACGGCTCCACCGGCAAGGGTAACGACCAGGTTCGCTTCGACGTGAGCGTACAAGCCCTCGCGCCCGACCTTCGCATCGTCGCGCCCGTCAGGGAGTGGGGGATGACGCGCGAGGAGGAGATCGCCTACGCCGAGAAGCACAAGATACCCGTCCCCGTGACCAGGGACAGCCCCTACTCCACCGACGAGAACCTGTGGGGACGCAGCATCGAGTGCGGCGTGCTCGAAGACCCGTGGGAGGAGCCGCCTGAGGACATCTACGAGCTGACGCGCTCGGTGAAGGACGCGCCGGACAAGCCGCGCTACATCGAGATCGGCTTCGAGCGCGGGATACCGGTGTCGCTGGACGGTGAGGAAGTGGACGGCGTCACGCTCGTGCAGCGTCTCAACGCCATCGCCGGCGAGCACGGCGTCGGCCGCGTCGATCTTGTCGAGGACCGGCTCGTCGGCATAAAGTCGCGCGAGATCTACGAGGCGCCGGCCGCCGTCACCCTCCTGAAGGCGCACGAGGCGCTGGAGCACCTGACCCTGTCGAAGCCGCAGCTGCGGATGAAGGCGCGGATCGCCCAGGAGTACGCCGACCTCATATACAACGGCCTCTGGTTCACCGCCTACCACCAGGACCTGGCGGCGTTCGTCCAGAGCACGCAGCGCCACGTGACGGGGAAGGTGCGCATGCGGCTCCACAAGGGCCAGGCGACGCCCGTGGGGCGCAGCTCGCCCAGGAGCCTGTACGACTACTCGCTGGCAACCTACGACAAAGGAGACCGCTTCGATCAGAGTTCGGCGGTCGGCTTTATCGACATCTGGGGACTTCCGGTGCGCGTACAGGCGCGGGCGCAGCTCCTGGCCGAGCCCGGAGAGCCGCTGCGGATCGCCAGGCCGGGGGACTAG
- a CDS encoding HAD family hydrolase — translation MTVRAVLFDLGETLWHFPKMPPVEIIRGETVHRISDLLRSWGVEPAGELFFLGRDIRAAIEKATDEAYWGDLISPDYPAIAKQVAADKGLVITDEQAVQLWHTWNLGGVFLGRELFPGVIETLRALRERGYRVGSVTNRGLGGEPFREEMRHHGLLDCFETLIISCEVGYLKPHRRIFEYALEDLRVAPEETVMVGDSLRADVAGSKALGMTAVLKRNQMSEEEKELEKDLGEPEESEPPVDYAEPDFVINEVPELLLLPLFSQK, via the coding sequence ATGACGGTACGGGCTGTCCTTTTTGACCTGGGCGAGACGCTGTGGCACTTCCCGAAGATGCCGCCGGTGGAGATAATCCGCGGCGAAACGGTGCACCGCATCTCTGACCTGCTGCGCTCCTGGGGCGTGGAGCCCGCCGGCGAGCTCTTCTTTCTCGGGCGTGACATCCGCGCCGCCATCGAAAAGGCGACGGACGAGGCCTACTGGGGGGACCTCATCAGCCCCGACTACCCGGCAATCGCCAAACAAGTGGCGGCCGACAAGGGACTCGTGATCACTGACGAACAGGCGGTGCAGCTCTGGCATACGTGGAACCTGGGCGGCGTCTTCCTGGGACGCGAGTTGTTCCCCGGCGTCATCGAGACGCTGCGGGCGTTGCGGGAGCGCGGGTACCGCGTCGGCTCGGTGACCAACCGTGGCCTCGGCGGCGAGCCCTTTCGCGAGGAAATGCGACACCATGGCCTGCTGGACTGCTTCGAGACGCTCATCATCTCCTGCGAGGTCGGCTACCTGAAGCCGCACCGCCGCATCTTCGAGTACGCGCTCGAAGACCTCAGAGTAGCGCCGGAGGAGACGGTGATGGTCGGCGACTCCCTGCGCGCCGACGTGGCGGGCTCGAAGGCGCTGGGCATGACGGCGGTGCTCAAGCGGAACCAGATGTCGGAAGAAGAGAAGGAGCTGGAGAAGGACCTGGGCGAGCCGGAGGAATCGGAGCCGCCCGTCGACTACGCGGAGCCGGACTTCGTTATCAACGAGGTGCCGGAGCTGCTGTTGCTTCCGCTGTTCTCACAGAAGTAG
- a CDS encoding glycosyltransferase family 2 protein has protein sequence MKLSIVIVSYNGREHLRTCLASLSRYLDDPECEVIVVDNASKDGSAQMVAEEFPQARLFALPTNTGFAAGANRGAQESKGEAIVFLNPDSEVASDVFGPMLEHLGAHPEIGILAPKLIDADGSLQLSCRRFPGFATALFNRYSLLTRLLPRNRFSTRYLLTDWDHNAISDVDWVSGACMMVRRSLLDEVGPLDEAFFFSLEDVDFCQRTHRAGYRVVYFPQVEVMHHIGGSSRTVAMRTVIARHRSMWRYYKKYMRRNFAVDAAVAAGISLRCGWLLLLNAAKQAIGAVRGRGST, from the coding sequence ATGAAGCTGTCGATTGTCATAGTCAGCTACAATGGGCGCGAGCACCTGCGCACGTGCCTCGCATCGCTCTCCCGCTACCTCGATGACCCGGAGTGCGAAGTCATTGTCGTCGATAACGCGTCGAAGGACGGCAGCGCGCAGATGGTGGCGGAGGAGTTCCCGCAGGCGCGTCTTTTCGCCCTGCCGACAAACACCGGATTCGCCGCCGGCGCCAACCGCGGCGCGCAGGAGTCGAAGGGCGAGGCGATCGTCTTCCTCAACCCCGATTCGGAGGTCGCGTCCGACGTGTTCGGGCCGATGCTCGAGCACCTGGGCGCGCACCCGGAAATCGGCATACTGGCGCCGAAGCTCATCGACGCCGACGGCTCGCTCCAGCTTTCCTGCCGCCGCTTCCCCGGCTTCGCCACCGCCCTCTTCAATCGCTACTCCCTTCTGACGCGCCTCCTGCCGCGCAACCGCTTCTCGACCCGTTACCTGCTGACCGACTGGGACCATAACGCCATCAGCGACGTCGACTGGGTATCGGGGGCGTGCATGATGGTTCGCCGCTCCCTCCTCGACGAGGTCGGGCCGCTGGACGAGGCCTTCTTCTTTTCGCTGGAGGACGTGGACTTCTGTCAGCGGACGCACCGCGCGGGATACAGGGTAGTCTACTTCCCGCAGGTGGAGGTCATGCACCACATCGGCGGAAGCAGCAGGACGGTGGCCATGCGGACGGTCATCGCCAGGCACCGCAGCATGTGGCGCTACTACAAGAAGTACATGCGCCGCAACTTCGCCGTCGATGCCGCCGTGGCGGCGGGGATATCGCTGCGCTGCGGTTGGCTGCTCCTGCTGAACGCCGCCAAACAGGCCATCGGCGCTGTGCGGGGGCGCGGCTCCACGTAG